AGCTCTCGATAGAGCTCCCTCGGCTCCCCGGCGCAGGAAGGATAGATCCACAGCCCGCTGCCGAAACTGAGGGCCACCAGCCGGCGGGAGACGTAGTCCGCCGAGACCAGGGTCCAAGGCTCCTCGGGGCTGGCCCCCCGGGGCAGGAAGTAGAGCTCCGGGCGGCGGATGAAGGGAAGGCCGATGAACACGAGGATGTCGTCCTTGGGACCGACCCGGTCCTGCACCTCGAGCACCGCCCCCTCGATAGCCGCCAAGCTCGACAGCCCTGTAGCGTCGGTCACCTGGTAGCCGTAACGATAGGCGAGCACATCCCCCAGCCTCGCGGTGGCCTCCTCGTCCGCCCCCAGCAGGAAGGCATAGCGGGCGGATTCGGCGGGAGCCATGGCGGCCACGCCGGTCCCGGGAACCGCCAACGCAAGGATTAGGAACAGCGGGTAGAAGATCCTGGCCAGACGATTGCGAGCAGTGCCGCTCATGGTGTTTCCCCTCCCCGCCCGATCAGGCCTTCAACTTTTATTTCGAGCATGACCTTCATGGTCATCGTCGACTGCCCCGACAGGTGCTGCACGGCCTTCAGCTCATTGACGATCTCCAGATCCAGCTCATTAGGTTCCTGAGGAGGGTCGCTCGCCAGCGCCATGTGCCAACCCATGAGGGAGGCGACGCAGGCCACCAGCACCCGGTTCCATCTCTGCTCCTCGGCTAGGTCGAGGGGAAGATCCGAGACATCCGAATCCAGCTGGGTGAGGAACTGCTGCAATGCGTCGCGCTCCGCCGCCAGGTCGTCGTCGCTTCCCAGGGCCGCCTCGAAAAGGTCGTTCCACAGAGATAGGTTCTTCCCCTGGGTGACCTCGATGGGCTCCTGGACTACCCCCTTTAGCTGCGCTTGCCGCATCATCTCGTCGCGGGCAGAGACCCAGAGCTCCTGGAAGGAGAGCATTTTGTCCTCATCGACGTCCGTCTCTGGATCCCGCAGGGCCTTGAGCAGCCCGTAGGTGAACATGCCGTGGCCCAGATCATCGAATTCATAGGCGTCGTCCCGGGCCGCCCCCAGCACCACCAGCCCCGAGATGCCCGCGTCCTCCACCGTCTGAACAAAGCCCTCTTTGGGGAAGAGATTGCGGGTCACCTGCGGCCGGCCAGCGGCATCGCGGCTCAGACTTTCCCCGGCACCACCAGCAGCCGGCTCTCCGACCCCCCGGGCCGGACCGCCGTCCAGCGCCACGCGATCGACGTCGCCGCTGTGACAATGGTCGAGAATCACCACCTTGCGGCCGGCGGGGATGTCCCCGACGTACTCCATCAGGTGGGTGAGCCGCAGGGCGTCGACGGCGAGGCTCGAGAGCGTGGAGGGATAGGTCAACCAATAGGTGTGCTCTCGGCCCACCTTGTCCCGCAGACCGTGACCGGCAAAGTAAACCAGCACCGTGTCCTGAGGCTTGGCCACCGCCGCGATCCTCATCAGCTCCTGGATGATGCGGCGGCGGCTGGCATCTTCATCCACCACCTTGCGGGCGTCCCAACCCCTTTGCTCCAACTCCTCACAAAGCTGTTCGGCGTCGTTGCGGGCGAAGCGCAGCCGCGGCACGTTCTCCATTTCGGCGGTGTATTCATTGATGCCGATGAGGAGGGCGTATTTGCGCGGCGCCTCTTGGGCCTGGGCCGGCTGCACCGGCGCCAGCACCATCAGCGAGAGCACCCACGCCACCCCCAGGCCAAGCCAGCCCTGAAGGCGGCAGCCGATGACCGGCGGCCCACCGAAGCGGCCAGGAATGGGGCGGAAGCTCACCGCAGAGCCTCCCGCAGGCTGTCGGAGAGATCTCGGGCGCGCAATTCCTCGCGGATGCGCAGGTAGGCGCCGGGGCTGCGGTCGTTGGCCAGCGCCACCTGGTCCACCGCTTCCTGCACCCGCTCCGAGGTGGCGTAGTGATACATCACCTCCGCCTCGTAGAT
This portion of the Acidobacteriota bacterium genome encodes:
- a CDS encoding caspase family protein, with the protein product MSFRPIPGRFGGPPVIGCRLQGWLGLGVAWVLSLMVLAPVQPAQAQEAPRKYALLIGINEYTAEMENVPRLRFARNDAEQLCEELEQRGWDARKVVDEDASRRRIIQELMRIAAVAKPQDTVLVYFAGHGLRDKVGREHTYWLTYPSTLSSLAVDALRLTHLMEYVGDIPAGRKVVILDHCHSGDVDRVALDGGPARGVGEPAAGGAGESLSRDAAGRPQVTRNLFPKEGFVQTVEDAGISGLVVLGAARDDAYEFDDLGHGMFTYGLLKALRDPETDVDEDKMLSFQELWVSARDEMMRQAQLKGVVQEPIEVTQGKNLSLWNDLFEAALGSDDDLAAERDALQQFLTQLDSDVSDLPLDLAEEQRWNRVLVACVASLMGWHMALASDPPQEPNELDLEIVNELKAVQHLSGQSTMTMKVMLEIKVEGLIGRGGETP